In a single window of the Heliangelus exortis chromosome 1, bHelExo1.hap1, whole genome shotgun sequence genome:
- the RAD52 gene encoding DNA repair protein RAD52 homolog, with product MPENHGKDTENHLSSNSSSSSNSVACFGQYQYTASEYQAIQHALRQRLGPEYISSRQAGGGQKVCYIEGHKVISLANEMFGFNGWAHSVTQQNVDFVDLNNGRFYVGVCAFVKVQLKDGSYHEDVGYGVSEGLKSKALSLEKARKEAVTDGLKRALKCFGNALGNCILDKDYLRAVNKLPRQMPPELDLVKAKRQDYEPEIEKARYSSCLDRENAGGRQHCETASVCKPGQTEAAVVTVDQKQPNSSRSADSSATECDATYQRKLRQKLLQQQFREQMEKKQQVPAVTPGSKQATSDPPVQHSTPAAEQQEPAIEDEFFADDPELWDISLESIDFKIMGHKMTDPPAGQQTSETPHGHHQMTTRNRTPHRTNHHKAAARFAQLQPSATVVSNSSSANQNTPEYSPHRRSQSLKKRRLEPT from the exons ATGCCTGAAAACCACGGGAAGGACACTGAAAACCACCTCAGCAGCAATAGTTCCAGCAGTAGTAATTCAGTTGCTTGCTTTGGACAG TATCAATACACAGCAAGTGAGTATCAAGCTATCCAGCATGCCCTTCGTCAGAGACTGGGTCCAGAATATATCAGCAGTCGGCAAGCTGGAGGAGGACAAAAG gtCTGTTACATTGAGGGGCACAAGGTAATCAGTCTGGCCAATGAGATGTTTGGCTTCAATGGCTGGGCTCATTCAGTTACTCAGCAGAATGTTG ACTTCGTTGACCTCAACAATGGCAGATTCTATGTGGGGGTCTGTGCATTTGTGAAAGTTCAGCTTAAG GATGGTTCATACCATGAAGATGTAGGGTATGGAGTCAGTGAAGGTTTAAAGTCTAAGGCCTTGTCCCTAGAAAAGGCAAGGAAGGAGGCAGTAACAGATGGACTGAAGAGGGCACTCAA GTGCTTTGGGAATGCTCTTGGGAACTGCATCCTAGACAAAGACTACCTGCGAGCTGTGAATAAACTTCCACGCCAG ATGCCCCCTGAGTTAGATTTGGTCAAAGCTAAAAGACAAGACTATGAACCTGAAATAGAGAAAGCAAGATACAGCAGCTGTTTGGACAGGGAGAATGCAGGAGGAAGACAACATTGTGAGACAGCATCTGTTTGTAAGCCTGGTCAGACAGAGGCTGCTGTAGTGACAGTGGATCAGAAACAGCCAAATAGTTCCAG AAGTGCAGACTCCTCAGCTACGGAGTGTGATGCCACTTACCAGCGGAAACTGCGACAAAAGCTCCTACAGCAACAGTTCCGGGAACAgatggagaaaaagcagcaggttCCAGCAGTCACTCCTGGCAGCAAACAGG CTACATCTGATCCTCCTGTACAGCACAGCactccagcagcagaacagcaggaGCCAGCAATAGAAGATGAGTTCTTTGCAG ATGATCCTGAACTTTGGGACATTTCCTTGGAGAGCATCGATTTTAAGATAATGGGTCATAAAATGACAGATCCACCAGCTGGACAGCAGACATCTGAAACACCCCACGGACATCATCAAATGACTACTCGTAACAGGACACCGCACAGAACAAATCATCACAAAGCTGCTGCTAGATTTGCACAATTGCAGCCTTCAGCTACAGTTGTGAGCAATAGCAGCTCTGCCAACCAGAACACCCCAG AGTACAGCCCCCACAGGAGAAGTCAAAGCttgaagaaaaggagactgGAACCTACGTAA